The Spirochaetota bacterium DNA segment AGCAAACTCATTGAAAAGGTCATCAGTATAGGGCCTGTGGCTTACAAGGTCAAGTTCCTTTTTCCAGAAGTCATTATACAGGTTACTATCGCCACCATTTAAAAATGTATCAATTGCGTGGCGATAGATACGAGTTACGTTGGCGGTATAATATAATGATTTCATCCTTCCTTCGATTTTAAACGCATTGACTCCTGCGTTAATATAATCAGGAATTTTGTTAATTAAACATAAATCCTTTGAAGAAAGTATCTCGGTGCCGTGAGCATATTCAACAATGTCAAGATGATTGCCCGGGCGTTTTTCTTCAATGAGTGAATATTTCCATCGGCAGGGATGAGAGCAATTCCCCTGGTTTGCGTCACGACCTGTGAGATAGCGGCTGAGTAAACACCTTCCGGAATACGAAATGCACAGTGCACCGTGGCAGAATATTTCTAGCTCAATGTTGGTGTGTTCACGAATTTTTTTGATTTCTTGTAGTGTTGTTTCACGTGCAAGAACAATCCGTGATATCCCATTGTTGGACCAAAATTTAACAGCCAAATGATTGAGTGTTGACATCTGTGTTGAAAGGTGAAGCGGTACATCAACTTTCTCCAAAAGAAGAGCCATCCCAGGATCAGATATCATTATTGCATCAAATGGTATATGCTTGATTTGTTGTATGTAGTCTTTTGCTGGCTGAATATCACTTTCATGCAAAAATGCATTTAAAAGAAAAATTACTTTAACATTGTGATTATGGGCATACTCTACTGCTTTATGTATTTCTTCTATATTAAAATTTTTTGTGGTTGCCCGCAGGTTAAATTGTTGTCCACCAAAATATACTGCATCAGCTCCATAGTGAACAGCTGCCTGTAATTTTTCAAGATTGCCGGCAGGGGCAACCAGTTCAATTTTTTTGTCTATCCTTAAAGCCATTTTGAATCCCTTTTTGATAATAATCAACAGCTTTGTTATGTTCACTCAATGTTTTTGAGAAATAATGTGAACCATCATTGCGTGAAACAAAAAAAAGGTATGCAACATTTGCAGGGTTACAAGCTGCAAGTATGGAACGTTTTCCAGGATTACATATTGGTGTTGGTGGCAAGCCA contains these protein-coding regions:
- a CDS encoding U32 family peptidase; the protein is MALRIDKKIELVAPAGNLEKLQAAVHYGADAVYFGGQQFNLRATTKNFNIEEIHKAVEYAHNHNVKVIFLLNAFLHESDIQPAKDYIQQIKHIPFDAIMISDPGMALLLEKVDVPLHLSTQMSTLNHLAVKFWSNNGISRIVLARETTLQEIKKIREHTNIELEIFCHGALCISYSGRCLLSRYLTGRDANQGNCSHPCRWKYSLIEEKRPGNHLDIVEYAHGTEILSSKDLCLINKIPDYINAGVNAFKIEGRMKSLYYTANVTRIYRHAIDTFLNGGDSNLYNDFWKKELDLVSHRPYTDDLFNEFAEQSFNGVPYIKKALFMGYCVDTENKLIKVFNPIYRGDTLDVIYPIVNNQIYDSTVTVTNILVEGTDVEMAQPNSTATIILDKPIQKWAILRKKLE